The Cinclus cinclus chromosome 3, bCinCin1.1, whole genome shotgun sequence genome has a window encoding:
- the NDUFAF4 gene encoding NADH dehydrogenase [ubiquinone] 1 alpha subcomplex assembly factor 4, producing the protein MGGRVTRVFRNFNVENRARREITKEKPTAAPRHRTARLDTMANSPEIKEEVLRKDDRFLTLLKDVYVESRDPPVRVKDGGGEHLPSKQKEKRLTKLGHLEALDVKKVSKGKISLVEALTLLNNHKLQPQIWTAEKIAAEYSLELKDVNSLLEFFIPFTVMEFPKETKKAITSHKPKQLT; encoded by the exons ATGGGCGGGAGGGTGACCCGCGTGTTCCGGAATTTTAACGTGGAGAACCGGGCCCGCCGCGAGATCACCAAAGAGAAGCCCACGGCCGCGCCGCGGCACCGCACCGCTCGGCTGGACACCATGGCCA ATAGCCCAGAGATAAAAGAAGAAGTTCTCAGAAAGGATGATAGGTTCCTCACCTTGCTCAAAGATGTTTATGTGGAGTCCAGAGATCCACCAGTGAGG GTAAAAGATGGAGGTGGTGAACATCTTCCGagtaaacagaaggaaaagagacttACAAAATTAGGCCACTTGGAAGCTCTAGATGTTAAGAAAGTTTCCAAAGGCAAAATTTCCCTTGTGGAGGCTTTGACACTTCTTAATAATCATAAACTTCAACCTCAAATATGGACTGCAGAGAAAATAGCAGCAGAATATAGTCTGGAACTGAAGGACGTCAACTCTCTTCTGGAATTCTTCATTCCTTTCACTGTGATGGAATTTcctaaagaaaccaaaaaagccaTAACGAGCCATAAACCAAAACAGTTAACATAA